The proteins below come from a single Streptomyces tubercidicus genomic window:
- the rpsN gene encoding 30S ribosomal protein S14: MAKQSKIAKNEKRRATVARYAARRAVLKALIRSPHTPEEERTAARRELSRQPRDASATRVRNRDSVDGRPRGYLRAFGLSRVRLREQAHAGYLPGVRKSSW, encoded by the coding sequence ATGGCCAAGCAGAGCAAGATCGCAAAGAACGAGAAGCGCCGCGCGACGGTCGCCCGCTACGCGGCACGGCGCGCCGTCCTCAAGGCCCTCATCCGCAGCCCGCACACCCCGGAGGAGGAGCGCACCGCCGCCCGCCGCGAGCTGTCCCGCCAGCCGCGGGACGCCAGCGCCACCCGGGTACGCAACCGCGACAGCGTCGACGGCCGCCCGCGCGGCTACCTCCGCGCCTTCGGCCTGTCCCGCGTACGGCTGCGCGAACAGGCACACGCGGGCTATCTGCCGGGCGTCCGCAAGTCCAGCTGGTAG
- the rpmG gene encoding 50S ribosomal protein L33: MARNELRPVVKLRSTAGTGYTYVTRKNRRNDPDRLELRKYDPVAGRHVAFREER; this comes from the coding sequence ATGGCCCGCAACGAACTACGCCCGGTCGTCAAGCTCCGGTCCACCGCCGGCACCGGCTACACCTACGTGACCCGCAAGAACCGCCGTAACGACCCCGACCGCCTGGAACTGCGCAAGTACGACCCGGTGGCCGGCCGGCACGTCGCCTTCCGAGAGGAGCGCTGA
- a CDS encoding ATP-binding protein has protein sequence MGTKVLTMLEPLWQGFPPVDPPAVSGSASRTLPPRYESVRSARAFTRETLQGWELDELFDSVALVVSELVTNALRHAILAAPEHADATPPARLHLMRWSSRLICAVRDPSDDSPVAGEADSAAESGRGLYLVDSFSDSWGWHPLAGATHGKIVWALFRLP, from the coding sequence ATGGGGACCAAGGTTTTGACCATGCTCGAGCCGTTATGGCAGGGCTTTCCTCCCGTCGACCCGCCGGCCGTCTCCGGATCCGCCTCCCGCACGCTTCCGCCGCGCTATGAATCGGTGCGCAGCGCACGGGCGTTCACCCGCGAGACCCTGCAGGGCTGGGAGCTGGACGAGCTCTTCGACTCGGTCGCCCTGGTCGTCTCCGAACTCGTCACCAATGCCCTGCGGCATGCGATCCTCGCCGCCCCGGAGCACGCCGACGCCACACCGCCCGCCCGGCTCCATCTGATGCGCTGGTCCTCCCGGCTGATCTGCGCCGTACGGGACCCGAGCGATGACTCACCGGTCGCCGGTGAGGCGGACTCCGCCGCGGAATCGGGGCGCGGGCTGTACCTCGTGGACTCCTTCAGCGACAGCTGGGGCTGGCATCCGCTGGCCGGCGCCACACACGGCAAGATCGTGTGGGCGCTCTTCCGGCTCCCGTAG
- a CDS encoding chaplin, with product MRQSLKAYVFVAAASGVLGASGSAAYADAGAGGGARNSPGVLSGNSIQVTVDTPVNACGNSVDGGAALNPAMGNACGNGAPPARAFPRPPVQGAPGAQRPPGADQAPGVRWTAPDREHRAEPVRRPAPAHRAAPERAGRPAAAPAEHVPGHVARHGVGHVPAPAPRPAQEERMGAVARAGASAGSALLAATGAEELGAVAAVGGGLLVGGALLLRRAHTRRR from the coding sequence ATGCGACAGAGCCTGAAGGCGTACGTGTTCGTGGCGGCGGCGTCGGGTGTGCTCGGCGCGAGCGGCAGCGCGGCGTACGCGGACGCCGGAGCCGGGGGAGGAGCGAGGAACTCTCCCGGGGTGCTGTCCGGGAACAGCATCCAGGTGACCGTGGACACCCCGGTCAACGCGTGTGGCAATTCGGTGGACGGGGGCGCGGCGCTCAACCCGGCGATGGGCAACGCGTGCGGGAACGGTGCGCCGCCCGCGCGGGCGTTTCCGCGGCCGCCGGTGCAGGGGGCTCCGGGAGCCCAGCGGCCGCCGGGAGCGGACCAGGCGCCTGGGGTGCGCTGGACGGCCCCGGACCGGGAGCACCGCGCGGAGCCGGTGCGGCGACCGGCCCCTGCGCACCGGGCGGCCCCGGAGCGGGCCGGGCGCCCTGCTGCGGCGCCGGCGGAGCACGTGCCGGGGCATGTGGCGAGGCACGGGGTCGGGCACGTTCCCGCGCCCGCCCCGCGGCCCGCGCAGGAGGAGCGGATGGGCGCGGTGGCGCGGGCCGGGGCGTCGGCGGGTTCCGCGCTGCTGGCGGCCACCGGGGCGGAGGAACTGGGCGCGGTGGCCGCGGTCGGCGGCGGGCTGCTGGTGGGCGGGGCGCTGTTGTTGCGCCGGGCCCATACGCGACGCCGGTGA
- a CDS encoding nitrilase-related carbon-nitrogen hydrolase, with product MLIALAQTDCVLGDVGENLAVAREQIEQAAAQGADLVVFPELSLHGYHLGALSRDESLGANDPRLLELSTRGPDVLVGFHEHTSLRAYNTAAHYAAGELVHAHRKLYLPNYLAWEERKHVSPGQSLRAYELKRARSGGRGATLVCNDAWQPALPWLAVQDGAEVLFVPTNSAASLDPEAMDTGLYWDTLLSYTAKMLQCWVVFVNRVGNEHGAAFWGGSRVVDPRGAVVAQAPKWEPALVAVEIDLAEARRQRRAVPLVAEARLGLIDREVRRLIDEGGDH from the coding sequence ATGCTCATTGCGCTGGCGCAGACCGATTGCGTGCTGGGGGACGTGGGGGAGAACCTCGCCGTCGCCCGCGAGCAGATCGAGCAGGCGGCGGCGCAGGGCGCGGACCTGGTCGTCTTCCCCGAACTGAGCCTGCACGGCTATCACTTGGGCGCGCTCAGCCGCGATGAGTCCCTGGGGGCGAACGACCCCCGGCTGCTGGAGCTCAGCACCCGCGGCCCCGATGTGCTGGTCGGCTTCCATGAGCACACCAGTCTGCGCGCGTACAACACCGCGGCCCACTACGCGGCCGGTGAGCTGGTGCATGCGCACCGCAAGCTCTATCTGCCCAACTACCTGGCCTGGGAGGAGCGTAAGCACGTCAGCCCGGGGCAGTCGCTGCGGGCGTACGAGCTGAAGCGGGCCAGGAGCGGGGGCCGGGGGGCCACGCTGGTGTGCAATGACGCCTGGCAGCCGGCGCTGCCGTGGCTGGCGGTGCAGGACGGTGCCGAGGTGCTGTTCGTCCCCACCAACAGCGCGGCGAGCCTGGACCCGGAGGCGATGGACACCGGTCTGTACTGGGACACCCTGCTGTCCTATACGGCGAAGATGCTCCAGTGCTGGGTGGTCTTCGTGAACCGGGTGGGCAATGAGCACGGGGCGGCGTTCTGGGGCGGCTCGCGGGTGGTGGATCCGCGGGGTGCCGTGGTGGCGCAGGCGCCCAAGTGGGAGCCCGCGCTGGTCGCCGTGGAGATCGATCTCGCCGAGGCGCGGCGGCAGCGGCGTGCGGTGCCGCTGGTCGCGGAGGCCCGGCTGGGTCTGATCGACCGCGAGGTGCGGCGGCTGATCGACGAGGGCGGCGACCACTGA
- the rpmB gene encoding 50S ribosomal protein L28: MSAHCQLTGRSPGFGKSISHSHRRTPRRFDPNIQRKRYWLASEGRHIRLTLSAKGIRTVDTIGIEAAVARIRARGGKV; this comes from the coding sequence GTGTCCGCCCACTGCCAGCTGACCGGCCGCTCACCCGGCTTCGGCAAGTCCATCTCCCACTCGCACCGCCGCACCCCCCGCCGCTTCGACCCCAACATCCAGCGCAAGCGCTACTGGCTGGCCAGTGAGGGCCGGCACATCCGGCTCACGCTGAGCGCCAAGGGCATCAGGACCGTGGACACGATCGGGATCGAGGCGGCCGTCGCCCGCATCCGCGCACGAGGAGGAAAGGTCTGA
- a CDS encoding rodlin: MKKMIAGAAVAASLVGISAAAAPQAMAIGDHEGTKTVNGNGARSVYGNSTTRGKMSPQLGLVQGSLNQPCLALGKVGVQHLFHVFHVLAAQDINILSNPQNQQCTENSTQAKGDEPLSHILDGIPVLSGNGVGNH, from the coding sequence ATGAAGAAGATGATCGCGGGCGCGGCTGTGGCGGCGTCGTTGGTCGGCATTTCCGCTGCGGCCGCTCCGCAGGCCATGGCGATCGGTGACCATGAGGGCACCAAGACGGTCAACGGAAACGGGGCGCGCTCGGTCTACGGCAACTCCACCACGCGCGGCAAGATGAGCCCCCAGCTCGGGCTGGTCCAGGGCTCGCTGAACCAGCCCTGCCTCGCGCTGGGCAAGGTGGGCGTCCAGCACCTCTTCCACGTGTTCCACGTGCTCGCGGCGCAGGACATCAACATCCTGTCCAACCCGCAGAACCAGCAGTGCACCGAGAACTCGACGCAGGCCAAGGGCGACGAGCCGCTGTCGCACATTCTCGACGGCATCCCGGTTCTCTCCGGGAACGGTGTCGGCAACCACTGA
- a CDS encoding chaplin has translation MKYAKVAAITAGTLMAVGSAAPAFADAGAAGGAKNSPGVLSGNAIQVPVHIPVNLCGNTINIVALLNPAFGNTCLNH, from the coding sequence GTGAAGTACGCAAAGGTCGCAGCGATCACTGCCGGAACGCTCATGGCGGTGGGCTCGGCAGCGCCTGCGTTCGCCGACGCGGGTGCCGCGGGCGGTGCCAAGAACTCCCCCGGTGTCCTCTCCGGAAACGCCATTCAGGTTCCGGTGCACATCCCGGTGAACCTGTGCGGCAACACCATCAACATCGTTGCTCTGCTGAACCCGGCGTTCGGCAACACCTGCCTGAACCACTGA
- a CDS encoding DUF397 domain-containing protein, which produces MPHAYNGMAATDLRDVAWQKSRHSNSQGSCVEFAKLPGGDIAVRNSRFPDGPALIYTPAEVQAMLLGIKDGEFDHLVRD; this is translated from the coding sequence GTGCCCCACGCATACAACGGCATGGCCGCCACAGATCTCCGTGATGTGGCATGGCAGAAGAGCCGGCACAGCAATTCCCAGGGCTCCTGCGTGGAGTTCGCCAAGCTGCCCGGGGGTGATATCGCGGTGCGCAACTCCCGCTTCCCGGACGGCCCGGCGCTCATCTACACGCCCGCCGAGGTGCAGGCGATGCTGCTCGGCATCAAGGACGGCGAGTTCGACCATCTCGTACGGGACTGA
- a CDS encoding rodlin, whose product MIKKVLATTAAAVSIVGAGAAAAPQAMAVGNHHGTSSVNGNGAAQFYGNSTTYGYMSPQIGLIQGSFNKPCIALGKLAAQSLLGGGLAGLQDINVLSSPQNQQCTENSTQAKGDEALSHILDNIPILSGNGAGNH is encoded by the coding sequence ATGATCAAGAAGGTTCTGGCGACCACAGCCGCGGCTGTGTCCATTGTCGGCGCGGGCGCCGCTGCTGCCCCCCAGGCGATGGCGGTCGGAAACCACCACGGAACGTCTTCCGTCAACGGCAACGGCGCCGCGCAGTTCTACGGGAACTCGACCACGTATGGGTACATGAGCCCGCAGATCGGCCTGATTCAGGGCTCGTTCAACAAGCCCTGCATCGCCCTGGGCAAGCTGGCCGCCCAGAGTCTCCTGGGAGGGGGCCTGGCCGGGCTGCAGGACATCAACGTTCTCTCGTCGCCGCAGAACCAGCAGTGCACCGAGAACTCCACCCAGGCGAAGGGTGACGAGGCGCTGTCGCACATCCTCGACAACATTCCGATCCTTTCCGGCAACGGCGCCGGAAACCACTGA
- the tatA gene encoding Sec-independent protein translocase subunit TatA: MLRNAFEPWHLILIIAVLVLLFGSQKLPDMARGLGRSMRILKSEARALKDDERTTAPTTAEAPRQESAARP; this comes from the coding sequence ATGCTCCGCAACGCCTTCGAGCCCTGGCACCTGATCCTGATCATCGCGGTCCTGGTACTGCTCTTCGGCTCGCAGAAGCTGCCCGACATGGCGCGCGGCCTGGGCCGCTCGATGCGCATCCTCAAGTCCGAGGCGCGGGCCCTCAAGGACGACGAACGGACCACGGCGCCCACTACGGCCGAGGCGCCCCGTCAGGAATCCGCCGCCCGGCCCTGA
- a CDS encoding rodlin, which translates to MIKKVLATTAVAASVVGISATAAPQALAIGNHHGTSTVNGNGAKSAFGNSTTVGHMSPQLELIQGSLNKPCLAVGKVGAQSLAWVWGALAVQDINVLSNPQNQQCTENSTQAKGDEPLSHILSEIPILSGNGVGNH; encoded by the coding sequence GTGATCAAGAAGGTCCTGGCCACGACGGCTGTAGCCGCGTCCGTCGTCGGAATCTCGGCGACGGCCGCGCCCCAGGCGCTGGCGATCGGGAACCACCACGGCACGTCCACGGTCAACGGCAATGGCGCCAAGAGCGCGTTCGGAAACTCCACCACCGTGGGCCACATGAGCCCGCAGCTGGAGCTCATCCAGGGCTCGCTGAACAAGCCCTGCCTCGCTGTGGGCAAGGTGGGCGCCCAGAGTCTCGCCTGGGTGTGGGGCGCGCTCGCCGTGCAGGACATCAACGTGCTGTCCAACCCGCAGAACCAGCAGTGCACCGAGAACTCGACGCAGGCGAAGGGCGACGAGCCGCTGTCGCACATCCTCAGCGAGATCCCGATCCTGTCGGGCAACGGCGTCGGCAACCACTGA
- the rpsR gene encoding 30S ribosomal protein S18: MPRRHDPRRTPAPRRNPLDAAGVTYIDYKDTDLLRKFISDRGKIRSRRVTRVSAQQQRRLARAIKNAREMALLPYASR; encoded by the coding sequence ATGCCCCGACGGCACGACCCGCGCCGGACGCCCGCCCCCCGCCGCAATCCGCTGGACGCGGCGGGCGTCACCTACATCGACTACAAGGACACCGATCTGCTGCGGAAGTTCATCTCGGACCGCGGCAAGATCCGCAGCCGCCGGGTCACTCGCGTCAGCGCCCAGCAGCAGCGCCGGCTGGCCCGTGCGATCAAGAACGCGCGGGAGATGGCGCTGCTGCCCTACGCGTCGCGGTGA
- a CDS encoding CobW family GTP-binding protein, which translates to MERLSVVLVGGLHTDARRAAVERLLHTVPGSVALHHDLASAAEGTVRRTVRDSGGTLDTGDAPLVNDCACCALREDLVPELERLAAGRTCRLAVVELWDSVEPKAMAEVVSACGSENLELTGVLTAVDPALLLAYLGCGDDLAEAGLAAAASDQRTVADTWARQLEYAPVLAIATGEEPAEPSDLALLDQLHPMAHQVSVESGELAAAALAGFDVAAAADRQHPACALLPQEADAEGIGTLVWRQSRPFHPERLYTALEDLTCAAARSRGRFWLADRPDTLLSWDAAGGALCVESAGPWLASLPDAAWEMVPPVRRAAAALDWHPEHGDRTQHLVFTSPGLDRDGLRTLLDSCLLTDAEYAGGPPAWKSLPPAFDALLDPVS; encoded by the coding sequence ATGGAGCGGCTCAGCGTCGTGCTGGTGGGCGGCCTGCACACGGATGCGCGGCGGGCCGCCGTCGAGCGGCTGCTGCACACCGTGCCCGGCAGTGTCGCCCTCCATCACGACCTCGCCTCGGCCGCCGAAGGCACCGTGCGGCGCACCGTCCGGGACTCCGGCGGCACGCTCGACACCGGTGACGCACCGCTGGTCAACGACTGCGCCTGCTGTGCGCTGCGCGAGGACCTGGTGCCCGAACTGGAGCGGCTGGCCGCCGGCCGGACCTGCCGGCTGGCGGTCGTCGAACTGTGGGACTCCGTCGAGCCCAAGGCGATGGCCGAGGTGGTCAGCGCCTGCGGCAGCGAGAACCTCGAACTGACCGGTGTGCTCACCGCCGTCGATCCGGCGCTGCTGCTGGCCTACCTGGGCTGCGGTGACGACCTCGCGGAGGCGGGCCTCGCCGCCGCGGCCTCCGACCAGCGCACCGTCGCCGACACCTGGGCGCGGCAGCTGGAGTACGCGCCGGTGCTGGCGATCGCGACGGGGGAGGAGCCGGCGGAGCCGTCCGACCTGGCGCTGCTCGACCAGCTGCACCCCATGGCCCACCAGGTCTCGGTGGAATCCGGGGAGTTGGCGGCCGCCGCGCTGGCCGGTTTCGATGTGGCCGCGGCCGCGGACCGCCAGCATCCGGCCTGTGCGCTGCTGCCGCAGGAGGCCGACGCGGAGGGCATCGGCACGCTGGTCTGGCGGCAGAGCCGGCCCTTCCACCCCGAGCGGCTCTACACCGCGCTGGAGGACCTGACCTGTGCGGCCGCGCGCAGCCGGGGCCGGTTCTGGCTGGCCGACCGCCCGGACACGCTGCTGTCCTGGGACGCGGCCGGCGGTGCGCTGTGTGTGGAGAGCGCCGGGCCGTGGCTGGCCTCGCTGCCGGACGCCGCCTGGGAGATGGTCCCGCCGGTGCGCCGGGCCGCCGCCGCGCTGGACTGGCACCCCGAGCACGGTGACCGCACCCAGCATCTGGTCTTCACCTCGCCGGGCCTGGACCGCGACGGCCTGCGGACCCTGCTGGACTCCTGCCTCCTCACCGATGCCGAGTACGCGGGCGGCCCGCCGGCCTGGAAGAGCCTGCCGCCCGCCTTCGACGCACTCCTCGACCCCGTTTCGTAA
- a CDS encoding chaplin — protein MKFVSKAAVLSAAAGVAVVGGAGVASAYGAGSAGAAQNSPGVLSGNLIQVPVDVPVNVCGNTVNIVALLNPAFGNTCLNA, from the coding sequence GTGAAGTTTGTTTCCAAGGCCGCCGTCCTGTCCGCTGCCGCGGGCGTCGCCGTAGTGGGCGGAGCCGGTGTGGCCAGCGCGTACGGCGCCGGTTCGGCGGGAGCTGCTCAGAACTCGCCCGGCGTCCTCTCCGGCAACCTCATCCAGGTGCCGGTCGATGTGCCGGTCAACGTCTGCGGTAACACCGTCAACATCGTTGCTCTGCTGAACCCGGCGTTCGGCAACACCTGCCTCAACGCCTGA
- a CDS encoding aldehyde dehydrogenase family protein has protein sequence MSYFDELAYQFIGGEWRSGSGSWDIVDFNPYNGEKLTSIPVATVEEIDLAYRAAERAQREWGATNPYTRRLVFERVLRIIDDREAELSEAIAAEVGGTLAKVGFELHLAKEFLREAIQLALRAEGRILPSPIDGKENRLYRLPVGVVGVISPFNFPFLLSIKSVAPALALGNAVVLKPHQNTPVCGGGLVARIFEEAGLPAGLLNVVVTDIAEIGDALIEHPVPKTISFTGSEKVGRHVATVAAAHFKHTVLELGGNSALVVLDDADIDYAVDAAVFSRFVHQGQVCMAANRVLVDRAVEREFTEKFVAKVASLKVGDPTDPQTHIGPLINEGQAEAITALVDRAVADGASALLHGETRGTLVAPSVLSGLPEDSPLLRQEIFGPVVLLVPFDGDEEAVRLTNATSFGLSGAVHTGDTERGVRFAKRIDTGMFHVNDATVHDEPIVPFGGEKHSGVGRLNGDAMVEAFTTTKWISIQHGRSQFPF, from the coding sequence ATGTCCTACTTCGACGAGTTGGCGTATCAGTTCATCGGCGGTGAGTGGCGCTCCGGCAGCGGCTCGTGGGACATCGTCGATTTCAATCCGTACAACGGCGAGAAACTGACCTCCATACCCGTCGCCACGGTAGAGGAGATCGATCTGGCCTACCGTGCCGCCGAGCGCGCACAGCGGGAGTGGGGCGCCACCAATCCGTACACCCGGCGGCTCGTCTTCGAGCGCGTGCTGCGGATCATCGACGACCGCGAGGCGGAGCTGAGCGAGGCGATCGCCGCGGAGGTCGGCGGGACGCTCGCCAAGGTGGGCTTCGAGCTCCATCTGGCCAAGGAGTTCCTGCGCGAGGCCATTCAGCTGGCGCTGCGCGCCGAGGGCCGCATCCTGCCCTCACCCATCGACGGCAAGGAGAACCGCCTCTACCGGCTGCCGGTCGGTGTGGTCGGCGTCATCAGCCCGTTCAACTTCCCCTTCCTGCTGTCGATCAAGTCCGTCGCGCCGGCCCTCGCGCTCGGCAACGCCGTCGTCCTCAAGCCGCACCAGAACACCCCGGTCTGCGGCGGCGGTCTGGTCGCCAGGATCTTCGAGGAGGCCGGACTGCCGGCCGGGCTGCTGAACGTGGTCGTCACGGACATCGCCGAGATCGGTGATGCGCTGATCGAGCACCCGGTGCCCAAGACCATCTCCTTCACCGGCTCCGAGAAGGTCGGCCGGCATGTCGCGACCGTCGCCGCCGCCCACTTCAAGCACACGGTGCTGGAGCTGGGCGGCAACAGCGCCCTGGTCGTCCTGGACGACGCGGATATCGACTACGCGGTGGACGCCGCCGTCTTCAGCCGCTTCGTCCACCAGGGCCAGGTCTGTATGGCCGCGAACCGGGTGCTGGTGGACCGCGCCGTGGAGCGGGAGTTCACCGAGAAGTTCGTGGCCAAGGTCGCCTCGCTGAAGGTGGGTGACCCGACCGATCCGCAGACCCATATCGGACCGCTGATCAACGAGGGCCAGGCCGAGGCGATCACCGCGCTGGTGGACCGTGCGGTCGCGGACGGCGCCTCGGCGCTCCTGCATGGCGAGACCCGGGGCACCCTGGTCGCGCCGAGCGTGCTGAGCGGTCTGCCGGAGGACTCCCCGCTGCTGCGGCAGGAGATCTTCGGGCCGGTCGTGCTGCTGGTGCCGTTCGACGGGGACGAGGAGGCGGTGCGGCTGACCAACGCGACCTCGTTCGGGCTCAGCGGTGCCGTGCACACCGGGGACACCGAGCGCGGGGTGCGGTTCGCCAAGCGCATCGACACCGGGATGTTCCACGTCAACGACGCCACGGTGCACGACGAGCCGATCGTGCCGTTCGGCGGCGAGAAGCACTCCGGGGTGGGGCGGCTGAACGGCGACGCGATGGTGGAGGCCTTCACCACCACCAAGTGGATCTCCATCCAGCACGGGCGGTCGCAGTTCCCGTTCTGA
- a CDS encoding DinB family protein translates to MPTHVVAEAHGDETGALLAFLEAQRGGLRRAVLGLTDDRANQRPSASELSLAGLVKHVAETEQGWVETAQGLPHSIARTQETWHLSFQLGEDETLAGMLAFWDGVAKRTEEFIRSVPSLNDTFPLPEAPWYPPQARQSMRWLLLHLVEETARHAGHADILRESLDGKTAFELVDEERRAQG, encoded by the coding sequence ATGCCCACTCACGTTGTTGCCGAGGCCCATGGCGACGAGACCGGGGCGCTGCTGGCCTTCCTGGAGGCCCAGCGCGGCGGGCTGCGCCGGGCGGTCCTGGGACTGACCGATGACCGGGCGAACCAGCGGCCGAGCGCCAGTGAGCTGTCCCTGGCCGGACTGGTCAAGCATGTCGCGGAGACCGAGCAGGGCTGGGTCGAGACCGCGCAGGGGCTGCCGCACTCCATCGCGCGGACCCAGGAGACCTGGCATCTGAGCTTCCAGCTGGGGGAGGACGAGACCCTGGCGGGGATGCTGGCGTTCTGGGACGGCGTGGCGAAGCGGACGGAGGAGTTCATCCGCTCCGTGCCCAGCCTGAACGACACCTTCCCGCTGCCCGAGGCGCCCTGGTACCCGCCGCAGGCCCGGCAGTCGATGCGCTGGCTGCTGCTGCATCTGGTCGAGGAGACCGCCCGGCACGCCGGCCATGCCGACATCCTCCGCGAGTCCCTCGACGGCAAGACGGCCTTTGAGCTGGTGGACGAGGAGCGCCGGGCCCAGGGGTAG
- a CDS encoding bifunctional 3'-5' exonuclease/DNA polymerase, with the protein MSMRWAVVETGDGGARLCPLAQDGRPAGPVLQESSLAEAVRSRPEVERWVWRSTAEIYRRLLAVGVRVERCYDVEAAEALLIGHEEGQSGQPRSLAAAWARLHGLPVPMDAPVRTAETQPSLFDPGPVPLPPGADELTALLEVYAGQVARAEQAEHPDRMRLLLASESAGMLVATEMGRAGVPWRADVHRELLDGLLGGRYPGGLEPRRMAELADEVSRAFGEGARVRPDLPNDIIRAFARAGISLTSTRKWELQQIDHPAVAPLLEYKKLYRLHTAHGWAWLQQWVHDGRFRPEYLPGGTVSGRWTANGGGALQIPKVIRQAVRADPGWRLVVADADQMEPRVLAAVSRDRGLMEVAGSGEDLYADLAARAFGGDRARAKLGLLGAIYGQTSGDALKHMADLRRRYPAAVAYVDDAARAGEEGRLVRTWMGRTCPPASVVPPDDAGLPQEEPTGYGSSSAAARARGRFTRNFVVQGSAADWALLMLAALRHALWEGGLRAELVFFQHDEVIVHCPAEEAATVSGAITAAADTAGRIAFGETPVRFPFTTAVVECYAEAK; encoded by the coding sequence ATGAGCATGAGATGGGCGGTGGTGGAGACGGGCGACGGGGGTGCGCGTCTCTGCCCGCTCGCCCAGGACGGCCGGCCCGCCGGGCCGGTGTTGCAGGAGTCCTCGCTTGCGGAGGCGGTGCGCTCTCGGCCCGAGGTCGAGCGGTGGGTGTGGCGGTCCACGGCGGAGATCTACCGGCGGCTGCTGGCGGTGGGGGTGCGGGTCGAGCGCTGCTATGACGTGGAGGCCGCGGAGGCGCTGCTGATCGGCCATGAGGAGGGCCAGTCCGGCCAGCCGCGTTCGCTGGCCGCCGCCTGGGCGCGGCTCCACGGGCTCCCCGTTCCCATGGACGCGCCCGTCCGTACGGCCGAGACCCAGCCGTCGCTGTTCGACCCGGGCCCGGTGCCGCTGCCGCCCGGCGCGGACGAACTGACGGCGCTGCTGGAGGTGTACGCCGGCCAGGTGGCGCGTGCGGAGCAGGCCGAACACCCGGACCGGATGCGGCTGCTGCTGGCTTCGGAGTCCGCGGGCATGCTGGTCGCCACGGAGATGGGGCGGGCCGGGGTGCCCTGGCGGGCGGATGTGCACCGTGAGCTGCTCGACGGGCTGCTGGGCGGGCGCTATCCGGGCGGGCTGGAGCCGCGCCGGATGGCGGAGCTGGCCGATGAGGTGTCCCGGGCGTTCGGGGAGGGTGCGCGGGTGCGCCCGGATCTGCCGAACGACATCATCAGGGCCTTTGCCCGCGCCGGGATTTCCCTCACCTCGACCCGCAAATGGGAGCTGCAACAGATCGATCACCCCGCGGTGGCGCCCCTGCTGGAGTACAAGAAGCTCTACCGTCTGCACACCGCCCATGGGTGGGCCTGGCTGCAGCAGTGGGTGCACGACGGCCGCTTCCGCCCCGAGTATCTGCCCGGCGGCACGGTCTCCGGCCGCTGGACCGCCAACGGCGGCGGCGCGCTGCAGATCCCCAAGGTGATCCGGCAGGCCGTGCGCGCCGATCCGGGGTGGCGCCTGGTGGTGGCCGACGCCGACCAGATGGAGCCGCGGGTGCTGGCGGCGGTCTCCCGGGACCGGGGGCTGATGGAGGTGGCCGGCAGCGGTGAGGATCTGTACGCGGATCTGGCGGCCCGTGCGTTCGGCGGGGACCGCGCGCGGGCCAAGCTCGGTCTGCTGGGCGCCATTTACGGCCAGACGTCCGGCGACGCCCTCAAGCACATGGCCGATCTGCGCCGCCGCTATCCGGCCGCGGTGGCGTATGTGGACGACGCGGCGCGCGCGGGCGAGGAGGGCCGGCTGGTGCGCACCTGGATGGGCCGCACCTGCCCGCCCGCGTCCGTGGTGCCGCCCGATGATGCGGGCCTGCCCCAGGAGGAGCCCACGGGGTACGGCAGCAGCTCGGCGGCCGCCCGTGCCCGCGGCCGGTTCACCCGGAACTTCGTCGTCCAGGGCAGCGCCGCCGACTGGGCGTTGCTGATGCTGGCCGCGCTGCGCCACGCCCTGTGGGAGGGCGGACTCCGCGCCGAGCTGGTCTTCTTCCAGCACGACGAGGTGATCGTGCACTGCCCCGCGGAGGAGGCGGCGACAGTCTCCGGCGCGATCACGGCGGCCGCCGATACGGCGGGGCGGATCGCCTTCGGCGAGACTCCGGTCCGCTTCCCGTTCACCACGGCGGTGGTGGAGTGCTATGCGGAGGCGAAGTGA
- a CDS encoding type B 50S ribosomal protein L31 gives MKPGIHPAYGPVVFRDRAADFAFLTRSTATSEKTVEWEDGQTYPVIDVEISSASHPFYTGTARVLDTAGRVERFERRYGKGGAR, from the coding sequence GTGAAGCCTGGAATCCACCCCGCCTACGGGCCGGTCGTCTTCCGCGACCGGGCCGCCGACTTCGCCTTCCTGACCCGTTCCACCGCCACGAGTGAGAAGACCGTGGAGTGGGAGGACGGCCAGACCTATCCCGTCATCGACGTCGAGATCTCCTCGGCGAGCCACCCCTTCTACACGGGCACCGCCCGGGTGCTGGACACCGCGGGCCGCGTCGAGCGGTTCGAGCGCCGCTACGGCAAGGGCGGGGCCCGCTGA